The Astatotilapia calliptera chromosome 22, fAstCal1.2, whole genome shotgun sequence region ggaagtccaacacagacggctgttaagtcccagatccctcagctttgtgaacagtctgcagggcactattgtgttaaacgctgaactgtaatcaacaaacagcattcgcacatagttaccctgtttcttgtccacgtggctgagagtggtgtgtaggacgtgggcgatggcatcctctgtggatctgttggatctgttggcgaactgcagcggatctgtggtgtctgggatggaggaggagatgatgttcttcagcagcctctcaaacaccttcattactaccgaggtcagtgcaactggtctggagtgtggggcctccctgctgctgcggagtcgggcggtctgcctccccccaccgcagggaaaagggtaacaccacctgggtctgggtgcagttcccccctccaggggcaagggtacctagacccggttcgtagagtacgcttggggagtgtgatcgtgtgtacagcgtctctttatgtctgtctccacgttggttgagtgtagagtaagtgcatatgagagcatgagggtgggaatggatgtttgtatatgtgtgtgcctgtatgtctgtgtctatatgtcaggttgggtgtcagacaCCActtctctggggacatctcaggccctccaaggtttggaggcctatctccccctactaccacttcccctgccagtggcggactccctcagacatcggtgcgttggtggttctttgtgtccggggatgggcatccaggtacacaccggctcactccttggcggccgcttatcggggcctggagcctggggctcgctcaggccacttcggaggtggggtacccccggcctcttggcctggggctcggtcactcaggcacggctggctgccggcggagctcacaggcgcgtcactgcaactccccctggcttctgctccgcggctgctgagtgacccctcatctggggctctcctcagctctttctgggacagtggcgcggctgcccctctgttggtcttccttggtctcttgtgttctgggggcctctggatgtctggagttttgatctcctccatacctgcttcatgccctggaggacggggctgtggcccccccacaccctctagcagatcattacatgaaggaaccttttaaaaaaacaagcgcgtccatgctcacaggtgtacacacgggtgatcacacccacaaactacaccctttttggctcctacctcaaagcacactgtgttctgttgatcttatgtgctgcacaataatgtttaatatttagtatatactgtcatattcccatatatcattgtgatgttgtttatcctattactcttgttctgttctgcttgttttcttttttctttctcagcaggtgatccaggtgattgatatatgcattttttttctttttcttttttttttgcccattctgttggtttttgtcttttgcccttctcacccatccctcttctcagctgtttctctttccctctttctttctccccttctttcccccagtcaagtctgtcccgtattcagtaagtgaaaataaaataaacaataaaaggtgaataaaatggaccattacggcaaggctgggatggtcaatttggtaaagtaaatccgttgggcatctttctttgcctttagacaacaattctgatggcaaaagagccaaacggtacaggcaaaaaaaataaaataaataaataaatatgtgagtctgagtcttctatcaaaagttacagctaacttcatgaagttgtacaaaaaggCTTTATTTcgtcaagacagtgcgtttctgactattacatgcatttgaatgaggaactcgcccgaaacaaagtataggttttcattatgtgaataacttgaaaatcttagctcaaacagctgcaaaacccaTTTGCCCAGCACGAGGATATTGgattctataagataaagccataaatatgtgtgtctgagtcgtctatcaaaagttacagctaacttcatgcagttgtaaaaaaaggctttatttcgtcaataaatatttatatgaagttatcgatatcatgcacatttcaccagggccagtggtgttggctaaggccttTTACATTACagcagggtgtgtggtgctgaccaatactatccatatttcaccagggatagtattgttagatgaggccatccacattacaacagggcctgtgctactggctgaggacatttacatttcacgaGGGCCTGTGGtgatggctgaggccaactacattacaccagggcctgtgctactggctgagaacatttacatttcactagggcctgtggtcatggctgaggccaaatacatttcaccagggcctgtgttggtggctgatcccatccacaatatacaaaggcctgtggtactggctgatgccatccacattacaccagggccagtacTTCGTCTGAGGCCATATTCAACACACCacggcctgcgttgctggcagaggccatccacattgcaccagggccaatgctccctgtgaggccatattcaccataccagggcctgtgctgctggctgataccatccacatttcaccagggcatgTGGTGCTGTCCGaaaccatccacaatacacaagggcctgtgatactggctgataccatcaacattacaccaatgccagtgttgttggctgaggccatccacattacatcactgccagtgcttcctgtgaggccatcattaTCAAAGCATGTCCGGtggtgctggctgaggccatccacattacacgaGGGCCTTTGCTACTCGTTGAtacaatccacatttcaccagtgcttgtgttgctggctgatgacatccacaaaaTACAAGGGCCTGTGATGCCGGCTGatgccatacacattacaccagggccaatgGTGTTGGCTggggacattcacattacaccagggcctgtgttgccggccaataccatccacattacaccagggacagtgctacTTGTTGATGCCAACCACATTACAcccgggcctgtggtgctgtccgaaaccatccacatttcaccagtgcttgtgttggtggctgatgacatccacaaaaTACAAGCGCCTGTGATACCGGCTgatgccattcacattacaccagggccagtggtgttggctgaggacattcacattacaccagggcctgtgctgctggccaataccatccacattacacaagggacagtgcttcctgtgaggccatcatcaccacagcaGGGCCGGTGGTGCTGAATGAGGCcttccacatttcaccagggccagtggtgttggctaaggccattcacattacaacagggcctgtgctactggctgaggacatttacatttcaccagggcctgtgcttctcGTTGGtgccatccacattaaaccACGGCATGTGGTGCTGTCCGaaaccatccacaatacacaagggcctgtgatactggctgatgccattcacattacaccaaggccagtgttgttggctgaggacattcatattacacctgggcctgtggtgctggccaataccatccacatttcaccagtgcCAGTGTTGTtagctgaggccatccacattacatcactgcaggtgcttcctgtgaggccatcatcatcACAGCAGGGCCGGTGGTGCTGAATGAGGCcttccacatttcaccagggcttgtgttgttggctgatgacatccacaatacacaagggtcTGTGCTtactggctaaggccattcacattacaccagggccagtgttgttggctgaggacattcgtattacacctgggcctgtggtgctggccaataccatccatattacaccagggccactgttgttggcttaggccatacactttacaccagggcctgtgttgctgccTGATGCGTTCCACAATactcaagggcctgtgctactggctgaggacattcacattacaccattGCCTTTTGTGCTGGCCAATatcatccacattacaccagggccactgttgttggctgaggccatacacattacaccagggacagtgcttgctgtgaggccatcttcattACACCAGCAAGTTTGCTTTTGGctcaggccatccacattacatcagggcctgtgatgccggcttctaccatccacattacaccagggagaGTGCTTCCtttgaggccatcatcaccccaccagggcctctgctgctcgttgatgccatccacattacaccagggcctgtggtgctccgatatcatgcacatttcaccagggccagtggtgttggctaaggccattcacattacaacagggcctgtgctactggcttaggacatttacatttcaccaggaccTGTTGtgatggctgaggccaactacatttcaccagggcctgtgcttcctgtgaggccatcttcaccacaccactctgctgctcgttgatgccatccacattacacctgggcctgtggtgttggataaggccattcacattacaccagggccagttctccctgtgaggccattatcaccacaccagggccagtgctactggctgataccatccacatttcaccagggcatgTGGTGCTGTCCGaaaccatccacaatacaccactgccagtgcttcctgtgaggccatcatcatcACAGAAAGGAcggtggtgttggctgaggacattcacattacaccagtgcctgtggtgctggccaataccatccacatttcaccatggCCAGTGCAGCATGAGTAtgagcatttgttttttttttgccgatgccggTAATGCCGCCCctcaccacgatgccgccccgggcaaccgcccgtgtcgcccgtatctaaAACCGCTACTGCTTGGAGGTACAAGAAAAAATCAATTTACACCCGTATATGAATATGGTTCCATTAACACTCATGCTGTACAGAACCTGTGATGTCCAGACGGTATTCCTCTGGTgttctgctgtgaaaaagtTTGGATGTATGGATTAACATAGTTGCCAAGGTTTCAATCTTCTCTTATTTTTAGGGTGTGATCAGGACAATCCCTGAGAAGATGGGTCTGCAGGGGATTGCAAGTAGCCAGGGTCAGGAGAGGGTGTAAGTGGGAAGCCCACTGCTGCTACTTGGCCCTGGTTTGCCCTCATGGACGAGGTAATAGGACAGAGGCCTTTCATTAGGCCTCTTGTCCTACTTTCCACTCTCCCTGAGGACACTCCAGGGCCAATTTCAGTGGGTGACCAAAACTTAGCGGGATCTGACACTGATGAGGAAGACAGTCAGCCACCGACAACAGGAAGGAAGAGGAAACGGGATCGGGATGACGAGCTGCTCAACCTCATCAGAGAGGACATGCAGTAACAAAGGGAGGCCGAGGAGAGAAGGGCGCAGGAGAGCAGAGAGCGAATGGATAGACTTTTTTCGATTCTGGAACGTTTGATCCCATAATGACTGCTGATCCTATAATGACTGCTGCGCCCCTCTAATTTTCTTTGACATTGTCTTTCTGTGTATAATTTTCCAGGCACCAGACACCTTTTATTTCCTGAATTGCAGATGCTttccttttaattattttgttgcaTTGTGCTATTTGTGTTGGAAGTTAAAAGTCTTATGTGCGCAATAAATGGAATCAAACAGTAATTGTCACTGAACCCATTTTATCAACATGTATTGACATGATACTAAGTTTAAAAATGGATATTCAGTCAAAAACAGAGTACATatcaagaacaacaacaaaaaagaatcaTCAGCATCAGCAGTATTTGAAGACTACAATATTTGCAGCTATTTACATGTGTTCACACAAGATTAACCTGAGTGACCTGTTCCTGGACCGTTTCTTTCACAACTCCAACAAATTACAGGTGGTGTCTGGCAGTGTTGCTGGATCTGCTGAAGACAGATCACACATAGATGGAGTGCTGCAACTGTGACCTACGGTTACTCTTTTGTGGTCAGCGAGTGGAGAAACACAGGGTGGTCTGCAAAGAGAGCTTTAGgatgcttcctcccactgtccactgCATTGTCCATCTACAGGTTTGCAGGGCTGACTCAATTGACGGCTGCTGCACCACTAAGATGTCAAGCAGGAGATGGTGGATGCCATATTACTACTAGTATAATACTTGTAACTCTGTAGCAGACAATAGTTTGACAAAGTGCAATATGCCACCAGAAAACGGACTCCTAGACAAATTTTCACTTGCCTGTTAACAGTAGTCGTGGACTAGTGGTACCTCCTCCAAGACTGACACCTCAGATGACAGTTGGTCCCGCCAAGGAGCACCACTAACTGCCTCCAAACCAGCCtccccctcctcatcctccgcTCATCCACTGGGGCCACGATGTCACCAGCACTGAAGCAGATGTTGTGGAGGATGgcatacactcaaaaaaataaaacattagatTTACTTAAAAAAGTTATGTCAAGTGGTTCCACACAACTGCTTTAAGTAACTTTTAAGAAATGTTGTTACTTAGTTTGAACTCAATACTGTTAAGTTAGATTTACGTAAGTGTATTGGCTAAATGTAACTTAATTGCAATGCTTAGCTGATACTTATCTTTGTTGCTTTAAGCCTACATAACTTGTTTAGGCAATATCTTTGTAATACTGTTACTTAGCTGGTACATAACTTTTCTGCTTTAGAAGGACATAACCTGGTTAGGTAGTATCTTTGTAAAACTGTTATGTAGCTGCTACATAACTTTGTTACTTTTGAATTATATAAAATTGTTAAGTAATTTCTATTCAATACAATTACAAATAAATCATTTACACTGGTTACTTCcatacaaaatagcaaagtTTCTTAAAAgttacttaaagcagttatgtgGAACCACTTgacataacatttttaagtaaatctTAGGGAGATCTTTTAGGAAGAAATGAAGACAGCACCCAAATTATCAAACACAATCCTGCCTTTAATAAGCACATTCAGTGcatataaaatacttttttccaaGCACAACAGCTTAACACAAAGTGCAATCAATGCAACTTGTTACAAATTCCAAGTGAATATTTTGTGCAGAAAATGTAGATCAGTATAAAGTGCTAACCAACTTGTCGTCAaactaaaatgattaaaaaaaatgatccaACAAAGTCCTGTCTTTACTAAGCACATTCAGTGCATATTAAATACTTGTTGACAGACCGAAAAGACTGTAGAGCCGTAGCTTAACACAAAGTGCAATCAATGCAGACAACTTGTTACAACTTTAACTAAATACTTTGtgcataaaacaatattttacttCAAAGATCAGTGAAGTGCTAACCAACTTGTCTTTCAACTGGTCCAGAAAGCATCCAAATTATCAAAAAAAATCCTACATTTTACAGGACGTTTCAGGAATTCTTTTCAAACACTGATAAGCATGAAAGAGCAAACTAAACTCatttaaaacagtgaaaattGGCTGTTTTGTTCAAAAACTGTACTGTAAAACAGTGCTACTCAGTTTTTCAAGTTATGGTTACATCCCAAGTTGCAGACAGCTGCCAAATATCACATTCTTTGAAATATCAAATCACAGCGGCCTAACCgctaaaactttttaaaatgtctgtcaTTTTCTGTATGTTGTCAAGTAGCAGTAGAAGAAGTGCAACACCAATTTTTTAAGTAACAGTATTTTGCTAAAATGCAAATGAACATTATTGTTCTCTAAAACTGGTGAATGTTCCCAAGAAACAGTACTGAcaatgaaaaaaagtgtttatgaACAACTTAACTATACCTGAACGTAAAGCATTCAAACTAAGTTAAGCAATAAGGGCCTCCCGCTTCCTCCTCTTTATTCAAGGAGTTTGTTTCTGAGCACTTGAACTTTGTTTGATAGCTTCTTAGCATCAAGTCCCATCAGTACTttctgaaaaaactcaaaagtgTACCTGAGGTTGGATGGGTAGCTCATGTTTAAAGTGTAGATCAGGCcgaacaacaacacaacagcagtggCAACATCAGGAAGATCTCTGAGCACAGCGACACCCTCAATTATGATACCAATGTCTTCTGCCGGGTCAAGGTCACGCTCTCCTTCTGGTTTGATGACGTAGATGCCAATGAGCGTCTTCTCCATTTCACTTTCGGCCTCATGGAAGTCCACAtcctaaaaaaattaataagtaaataaacataataatacAAGTTGCAGGGTTTCATATCAATTAAAGGGATATTCCACCCAAAGTGGAAATTTGTCTATTACCATAAATTGCCAAGAGTTAGATAAGTgagaaaaaagcattttgtaaCCAGCACAGTACATTTCTGATCTTATACCCATTGTTCCTGGTGAGCTCAATAATCATGTCGactgcaaatgaaaagtaaaaagtaacacGACGGATTTGCAGGAGGAGGCGATTTAGACTTGGGCCTACATTACGGTTACGCCAAAGCACCCTGTAACCCGCCATGGCATAGCACTTGGATACAACAACAGTGGTTGAAAAAGCCTCTGGTTtccataaataaacacatattcGAATATCCATGCACCGGCGGCTTACAGTGTTGTATGTGGTAACCATAATGTATTCCCAAGTCTAAATCTACTCCTCCAAATCCTTCAAGTTACTTATTACTTTTCATTTAAAGTCGACATGATTATTGAGCTCACCAGGAATAATTCGTACCATTAAAGAGTCATTTGCAACCAAAATGTTTATAGTTCCCATTCACtccattttttaaatgctaGGCAAAAGCAAATAGACTGCTGCCGGATCAGGAGAATTATTGCACTGgttacaaaattattttttctcaCTTATCTTACTCTGGGTAATATGGTAATAGACCAATTTTCACTTTGGGGTGGAATATCCCTTTAAGCTGCAAAACAGTAGACAGCTCAGAGCGAGATGAGAGGTGTTGGTCCATCATCTAGATTACACGGCAGAACAACAAAGCAGAAAGACAGTACACTCAGCCCACATTACACCCCAACTGTAATGGCAAGGGTCACTCCCGCATAAGCTTGTGCTTTTATATCTCCAATAATGTTCtaattttaactttttgttATAAtctaatgaatgtgtgtgaggaaAAATTACCGTCAGTTAAATTTTTATTACTGGAAATTGTTTCTATTTGATTACTTGCCTGATATTCTTTGATCAAGCTGTTCGGATCTTCATTGAGGTAGACTGCAAGTCCTTTCAGCGTACACACTCTTCTCATTGCAACTGTGTCGTTctgtaaaacataaaagcaaATTTTACTTAGCTAAactttaaagacattttcagtTAACTTCagcaaaataaatgtatataatgCTTTGAGAAAAAAAGTCCATGACACACTacagaagaacaacaaaatttaaaataaaaaaaattaaggaaagAAGGAACATTATCATTTGAAAAAATGTGACGAGCAAAAAAAGGTAACCACAGgatcccaaaaaaaaaaacagaaacccgaccaaaaacagcagcatgaaGAATCcagtgaggaagaggatgaacaAGAGGTCACACCAAAGCCAGCCTGaacagaggattttttttttaaagtaaaccaCTGAGTCCACTGATCTAAGGCTTAGGAGGAGAGTTCCAGAGTTTGGGGGCCACAGCAGCAATGATCTGTCACTTTTGGTCTTTAGACTGTTGTGCACTACCAGGCTTTGATCACtggacctcagggacctgctgggggtGTTGGGACTGAGAAGATCTCCATTGTATGATGGTGCTTGTCCATGTAAGGCCCTAAGGACCAGAACCAGGATCTTGAAATGAACCTTGAAGTTGACCAGCAGCCAGTGACGCTGGAAGAGAAGCGGGGTGACGTGGGTGTGTTTGGAGGACTTGAACAGGAGGTTTTGCAAggacaaatgaaaaaacagttGTAGTACTAAGCTCAGAGACCTCCCTTTATCCCGTCTTGGTTTGAAAGGTGCCTGATGGCAGTTTATTCTAGCTTCAGCTTTTCTACTGTAAATGCCAAAATTCTCCCCAGGGAGCCGCGGCAAATCCCGTTTTGGAAACGCTACTGTCctgtaaaaacagcttttaattctggcaattttttttataaagtatCCAAATCAACTTAAAACTTTATTACTGTGACAACACTATCATGAAAAGGACAAAGAATAAACAATCCCATAATACCAACATTAaactttaccttacaatagaaGGAGACAACAAAATCATATGTATTAAAAGAGGGAATGAAGcattgaaaaaaattaattccaAACCTCATCAATTGCAGCCATGATTTCTGTGATCTTGCGTCCAGATGTTCCTCCCTTGTTTCTGAAGACTTTGGTCAGTTTGGTTGTGTTGTTGTCCAGCTGTGCCATAAATGTGGATGTTAGCGGGATCGTAGTGATGCGCTGGAATTCAGCATTTatctgtaaaataaacaaatgtttaGCGTGATGGGTTTAAAATATTGCATGTGGAGTGCATTTGCAGATCAACTGATTCAGTTACCTCacgtggagaaaaaaagagctggCCATCGGCTTTTAAAGTCAGCTACGAAGGGCATGTCCTGAAGAATTTCTTGCCTCCGGTGAGGAAAGGTTTGGGCCATTTTTGCTTTGATGGTTTCattgttgttcttcttcttgaACTCTGAAAGCAGCACCAACCTTTCTTCTTCCTGACTCTCTCGGGTTTCTCCAGCTGGATAATCAGGGCAGAAATTCACCTCTGCTCTCCTGGGTTTCTTGACTTGGTTGGGATGCACATTACTGTTCCCTCTTCTTTTGAGAGAATTGATGACCAACTCACTACACCCTAAGTTCTTCAGTTTTCCACGatagtttgacattttataCTTCAAACTGATCTTCCATGCAGAAAATCCAGTTTCTGAACCCTTCTCTTTCAAGCATGGATGCTTTACAACCAAAGCTTGGCAAACATCACTAAGATTGCTGTCTGAAGGGTAAGCTTTGTACTTCATAATTTCTGAAGACAAGCTCTCTAAAATGTCAGACTTGAGCTTTGGTTTTAGGGTTAAAAGTGTTCCATTGGCTCGGAATTCCTGGTTGCCTTTTGTCAATTGCAGCTCTACATCGAAGCTAAACTCAGGTATGCGAAAGTCCAGTGGCCAGGCTTCTGATCGCAGCGTGGAGTTTGCTGAGCTCGAGGAGCTTGATGACCTGGATTCTGGCGATGACAGTATATCTGTGTCATAATCCGGGTTGTGGCCAGAGCAGGGGCTACCCAAGTTAAATGAGGACACACTGCTTTCATTACTACCAGTGGATGTTTCTGGAACACctgttttaatcacttttattttgtccatgtCTTTTAGATCAAATGTGGATGTCATGTTAAGGAACTGATTAAAATCTGTGTCCATGTACTGCAATCTGAACTGTTCAGAAACTCCGCACTGATTTTCAATCTCCGCTTTGAGCTCGTTAACATTCTTTGGTATCCCCAAAGGAAGGGTTAACTTGAGTGCGTTGTTCTCCCCCAGGATTATCAGAAGCTTTGTTGGGGCTGTCATTTCTGATGTCCCAATCTCCAACTGTTACTCTAAAAAATAAGTGCAAGAACATGAGCAGGTGGTTCCCAAACTTCAGtacatgttacatttttttagtgGTATTCAGAATTTTGcagcacaattttttttctagtaTTTTTACAAGGCTTGAAACATATCCGAGTAGATTTAAGTTCTGGTCCAACTATTTTTAAGGACCAAACTTTGAGAAGAACTGCTATACAGCACAAAAATTAAATCGGCAACATGGACATTAAAATTACCTGAACAGTGTATGTATCTCTTTAATGTAACCATGCGAGAAGCTCCGACTTGGTAGTCACAAAGTGGATAACAATCCACCAGATCCTCATGTGCAACAAGAGAAATTTCCTTTGGAGATGGGTCAATTTTGAAGGATCTATAGTGTTCAGTGTACCACGAGCTCAGTTTTTTTACTATAAACACCAACGAATCTGCCAAAATACACATCTGCAGGATTTCAGCAAACTCTGGCAGACCCCCCAGTGATCCATGTACTATTAACATGCCCTTCCTGTAGTAGATGCCTGCAACAGACACACTCTGGGCAAGGCTAACTACAGCTGTGTCAGGGTacttttcagcaagacaatgtgCAATTTCACGTTTGAGAAGTTCTACTGGGACTGCCGAGACTCATGAAACCTCAAAAGTGGCTTTGC contains the following coding sequences:
- the LOC113015278 gene encoding uncharacterized protein LOC113015278, which translates into the protein MAQLDNNTTKLTKVFRNKGGTSGRKITEIMAAIDENDTVAMRRVCTLKGLAVYLNEDPNSLIKEYQDVDFHEAESEMEKTLIGIYVIKPEGERDLDPAEDIGIIIEGVAVLRDLPDVATAVVLLFGLIYTLNMSYPSNLRYTFEFFQKVLMGLDAKKLSNKVQVLRNKLLE